From Salvia hispanica cultivar TCC Black 2014 unplaced genomic scaffold, UniMelb_Shisp_WGS_1.0 HiC_scaffold_713, whole genome shotgun sequence:
ATCTAAATAGGGGGAGTGGAGACCAAATCTTGGATCAAGAGATTTtatggttgaaataatgcgattgtatttaaaattaaaaaattattaaataaagttaaaggggtattaatgtcaattttatctcatcaaaatcatctcaaaactttaaatttacgtaactctctcgatttaaattattttttgtgttgatatctCATTAATACAccatattgatataaaaaaatacccacgaaaattattactccatatgataacataatgacgatatcactcttttattgatattttgtctactatatatttaaatttgtgaactttaatttcatctattcaatttaaaatctaagatGGTAAATTTAGTCTTAATTCTAAATTGTGATATTATAAGCattaaaaagattaaaaaggaCGCGGAgtctaatatatttaatttaacagAGCAACTAAATCGGTtccaaacaataaaataaatgaacaataaaataataaattaaataatgattttaataTGTGAATCGTGATCCATATCCATATAAGATAAAATTAGCTATTCAAAGGAGTCAGGAGGTGGGACCCGCACAAGgctaataattttaatttgtggagATTAAGCaacattaaaattcaaaagatgaaTACTGTTTTTCAAAGGATGACATCAATACTTTTCCACCAGAAGACTGACTAATCAGTCCAACCTTCAAATCatcatatagtattttttattgccaataaaatatagataattaATTGACTAATTAAAATGGTCACAACTCACAACAGTAACAGAATGggatagtatattttttgttgccgttttaaaatcaaataaatacgGCGAATCTCTATTTTTGCGGATACGAAATTAAGACATCCTTAGCCAAACAACAGCCTTTTAGGGAATCATTAACCCCGAATATACaagagataaataaaattgaattttattcgTCATAATCATTTGgaattattatcatttgaGAATCGCGAAGAAGAAATTTGCAGTGCTGCTATCCAAGTCAACTGTGATTCACTCTATTTATTTGGCTATCCACTTTCTCACTTCTCAAACATCGCTCACTCTTTTGAGGTATTCATTGCAGCATtcaattctttattttcttgtcGTTTATCCATCAACcttgcttcttcaattttctgttTCTTTCATCGTTTCAAAcgattcattcatttttaatctttttgtGTCCCAAACGGCATTGTTTGATGCTAATCCGTATACAGTCACATTTGTTTCTGATTTTGGACTTTGTTTTTTATCAACACATctcttcaatttgattttttggtgTTTGTGTAATcgattttagtatttttaatcACTCATAAATTCCAGATTCGATGAGATATGGAGAAATTATTGGTTTTGTTTCGAgggattttttattttagtattataaaaagaGGGGATTTTGATGCTAGAATGATGAATATAGAGAAAGCTTACAATTTGGAATAAAAAGGTATTGGGATCAGATAATTTAGATGCCTGTCTTCTTTTATGTTGACATATTCATTATATGTGACTGGTGATACCATGATTCATGCTTATTTCTTGATCCCTATGAATTTTCTGGTACAAAATTTAGAATGATCATGGTATATATGTTTTCTTCTGGATCACCTGTCTATGGAGTATGTAACATGCCTCACTGAgattagtagtatttgttttggCCAATATCTTTGGCTGTAGGTAGCCGGTGAACATGGAGGGCGGCGTTGTTAAACCGGATAAAACAGCGTTCACGGATTGCTGGCGAATATCATGGCAGAAACCTTATATTATGAGGCTTGCCTTCTCAGCTGGTCTTGGAGGCCTATTGTTTGGTTATGATACAGGTATACAATACTTACCCTTCTTCTTTATATGCAACGACTTGTCGTAACGATCGTGTTTCTCCACTGTCCGTGAACTTGCATCGATCATTTCTTGACTAATGAAAGGTGTTGCTTAACCTCAGGTGTTATTTCTGGAGCCTTGCTCTATATTCGCGAGGACTTTACAGCTGTCGAAAAGAAGACATGGTTGCAGGCGAGCGCTTCCCTTCTTATCGgcctatttttttcatctatgTCTGGAGTGGTACAATGACCTTGTATGTTCCACCTATGCAACAGGAAACAATAGTTAGCATGGCTGTAGCCGGTGCTATTGTTGGTGCTGGATTCGGTGGTGTATTAAACGACAAGTATGGGCGAAAGAAATCAATTATGTTGGCTGATATACTGTTTTTTATTGGTGCCATTGTTATGGCTTTCTCTGTAGCTCCTTGGATGATAATCCTGGGAAGAATTTTTGTTGGCCTTGGTGTCGGGATGGCGTCCATGACGTCGCCACTTTATATCTCGGAAGCATCACCGGCTAGAATCAGGGGAGCACTTGTCAGCACCAATGGCCTCCTGATCACAGGAGGACAATTCTTGTCATATCTCATCAATCTGGCATTCACCAATGTAAGTAGTTTTCCAGCCTTGGCCAAcattgaatttaattcttttgtacTAACATGAATGAATGTGTTTGAAGGCACCAGGAACGTGGCGATGGATGCTCGGTATAGCTGGACTTCCGGCCCTCCTTCAGTTTTTCCTAATGCTGTCACTTCCCGAGTCTCCTAGATGGTTATATCGGCAGGTAACACATTACTATCCTGCATCTTTGATATATGTTGGGATCGTTCTCGTTGGAGAAATGGTGACATTCCTGATGTTCTGATCAGGGAAATGTGAAAGAAGCTAGGGGCATTTTGGAGAAAATCTACCCTGCAGATGAAGTTGAAGACGAGATGAAGGCTTTGGAGACATCGGTCGAGGCTGAGAAGGCGGATGAAGGTTCCATGGGAGACACTCTAATTGCAAAGATGAAGCACATTTGGGGTAACGACGTGGTGCGTAGAGGGCTGTACGCAGGCGTGACTGTGCAGGTGGCTCAACAGTTTGTAGGCATAAACACGGTGATGTACTACAGTCCCACTATAGTCCAGTTCGCAGGGTTTGCTTCGAAGCAGACAGCCATGGCGCTGTCTCTCATCACCTCCGGCCTAAACGCAGTCGGGTCCATCGGGAGCATGTTCACCGTGGACAGATATGGGAGGAGAAAGCTGATGATCATATCAATGTTTGGAATCATAAGCTGCCTCGTCGTGCT
This genomic window contains:
- the LOC125199883 gene encoding inositol transporter 4-like — protein: MEGGVVKPDKTAFTDCWRISWQKPYIMRLAFSAGLGGLLFGYDTGVISGALLYIREDFTAVEKKTWLQETIVSMAVAGAIVGAGFGGVLNDKYGRKKSIMLADILFFIGAIVMAFSVAPWMIILGRIFVGLGVGMASMTSPLYISEASPARIRGALVSTNGLLITGGQFLSYLINLAFTNAPGTWRWMLGIAGLPALLQFFLMLSLPESPRWLYRQGNVKEARGILEKIYPADEVEDEMKALETSVEAEKADEGSMGDTLIAKMKHIWGNDVVRRGLYAGVTVQVAQQFVGINTVMYYSPTIVQFAGFASKQTAMALSLITSGLNAVGSIGSMFTVDRYGRRKLMIISMFGIISCLVVLAALFHQASEHAPPVTSLESLHFGANATCYKYVQASQPSNWNCMTCLKSSSDCAFCANGKYRAGACLGVTDAVKGMCGAEHRTWYTQGCPSKFGIYTVLLLGLYIIAYSPGMGTVPWIVNSEIYPLKYRGIGGGIAAVSNWVSNLIVSETFLTLTETLGPAATFLLFAGFSAIGLVAIYFLVPETKGLQFEEVEKMLQKGFRPKLCCSSKDEGDAVERN